Proteins from a genomic interval of Hornefia porci:
- the pylC gene encoding 3-methylornithine--L-lysine ligase PylC, protein MKVGIIGGKLQGIEACYLAREAGYKIVLLDSNVNAQASTLADKFLCCDINKMSKAEKKTLTECDLILPACENTEVLAAARDLAIEENVPIAFDFDAYRISSSKVKSDLLFADNGILAPVYYPNGNPPYIIKPSGESGSHGILYCESRGETDMFLKGIPDSGEWIAQEYIEGPSYSIEVIGDGREWRTFTVTKIHTDDTFDCCKVTAPCPELPERLHQKFAEIGQLLGAIVGLRGIMDVEVIEKDGQLYVLEIDARIPSQTPIAVYYASGVNLLEVLVQSTLTGKLPGDCGQKINRHVTYEHYMLSRGQVIQAGEHIMNDAGPLTVVRGLFGADYVVTDYKSGCEEFRGIFINSDENLQKLEEKRAHVLRQLQKMAD, encoded by the coding sequence ATGAAAGTTGGAATTATCGGCGGAAAACTGCAGGGGATAGAGGCTTGTTATTTAGCCAGAGAGGCAGGTTATAAGATAGTTCTTTTAGATAGTAATGTAAATGCACAGGCGTCTACACTTGCAGATAAATTCCTTTGTTGTGATATAAATAAAATGTCGAAGGCTGAGAAAAAAACACTGACTGAATGTGATTTAATTCTTCCTGCTTGTGAAAATACGGAAGTTCTGGCTGCCGCAAGAGATCTTGCGATTGAGGAAAACGTTCCTATTGCCTTTGATTTTGACGCTTATAGAATTTCATCTTCTAAGGTGAAATCAGATCTGCTTTTTGCAGATAATGGGATTCTTGCGCCGGTTTATTATCCTAATGGAAATCCGCCATATATCATAAAACCTTCTGGAGAAAGTGGATCTCATGGCATCCTTTATTGTGAGAGCCGCGGCGAGACGGATATGTTTTTGAAAGGAATTCCGGATTCGGGGGAGTGGATTGCTCAGGAGTATATTGAAGGGCCGTCCTATTCTATCGAGGTTATCGGTGACGGACGGGAGTGGCGTACTTTTACAGTTACAAAAATCCATACGGATGATACTTTCGACTGCTGTAAGGTTACGGCTCCCTGCCCGGAATTACCAGAGAGATTACATCAGAAATTTGCGGAGATTGGTCAACTTCTGGGAGCTATAGTAGGACTGCGTGGGATCATGGATGTGGAGGTCATCGAGAAAGATGGTCAACTGTATGTGTTAGAAATTGACGCCCGAATTCCCAGTCAGACTCCAATTGCGGTGTACTACGCTTCCGGTGTAAATCTGCTGGAAGTCTTGGTACAAAGTACTTTAACGGGGAAATTGCCGGGAGACTGCGGGCAGAAGATAAACCGGCATGTCACATATGAACACTACATGCTTTCAAGAGGGCAGGTTATCCAGGCAGGAGAGCATATCATGAATGATGCTGGTCCACTGACAGTAGTGAGGGGGCTTTTCGGTGCAGATTATGTTGTGACAGATTACAAGTCCGGCTGTGAAGAGTTTCGTGGAATCTTTATTAATTCGGATGAAAATCTGCAGAAACTGGAAGAAAAAAGAGCACATGTTTTGCGGCAATTGCAAAAGATGGCAGATTAG
- the pylSc gene encoding pyrrolysine--tRNA(Pyl) ligase large subunit, whose amino-acid sequence MEKLTITQQKRITELNGDIMLLKKEFETKEERDKFFREAEKELVQKSRNNLKQLLNEKHVPTTVSGGRILEEWLTSEGFTKVITPTMISREMLAGMTIDQEHKLFDQVFWLDQKKCLRPMLAPNLYVVMRELRRITNEAVKIYEIGSCFRKESQGAQHLNEFTMLNCVELAEIEEGGQLEELKRLAKKSMEVLEIPKSRYELVIEKSTVYGHTMDIEVNGLEVASGSYGPHALDANWGIFDTWVGFGFGIERLIMAMSGSRTIKRFGKSIIFLDGEPLNI is encoded by the coding sequence ATGGAAAAACTTACGATAACACAGCAGAAGCGTATCACAGAACTCAACGGTGATATAATGCTCTTGAAGAAGGAGTTTGAAACAAAAGAAGAGAGGGATAAATTCTTTCGCGAAGCGGAAAAGGAACTGGTACAAAAGAGCAGAAACAATCTGAAGCAACTGCTGAACGAAAAGCATGTTCCGACGACCGTATCTGGCGGACGCATCCTGGAGGAATGGCTGACGAGTGAAGGATTTACAAAGGTTATTACGCCTACGATGATCTCACGGGAGATGTTAGCGGGCATGACTATAGATCAGGAGCATAAACTTTTTGATCAGGTATTTTGGCTGGACCAGAAGAAATGTTTGAGGCCGATGCTGGCTCCTAATTTATATGTAGTGATGAGGGAACTTCGCAGAATTACCAATGAGGCTGTAAAAATCTATGAAATTGGCTCTTGCTTTCGTAAAGAATCTCAAGGTGCACAGCATCTTAATGAGTTTACTATGCTGAACTGTGTTGAATTGGCAGAGATTGAAGAAGGCGGGCAGTTGGAGGAGTTGAAACGACTGGCTAAAAAATCTATGGAGGTGCTGGAGATTCCGAAATCCCGTTATGAGTTAGTGATAGAAAAATCTACGGTGTATGGGCACACAATGGATATCGAAGTTAATGGGTTAGAGGTGGCATCCGGGTCCTATGGCCCTCACGCTCTTGATGCGAATTGGGGCATTTTTGACACTTGGGTTGGCTTCGGATTTGGTATTGAGCGTCTGATTATGGCGATGTCTGGAAGCAGAACTATAAAAAGGTTTGGGAAAAGCATTATTTTCCTGGATGGCGAGCCATTGAATATTTGA
- the pylD gene encoding 3-methylornithyl-N6-L-lysine dehydrogenase PylD gives MTRLTTEWISDIEAGMGEYSAGLQRKIGMTLMEFSRWVCGLDEQAFQQMQKRYRVGVVPVTQGQGLIRGFSEALCAISRNIGFDTEISQKTDVDGIYDCIHRNRKILLCADDERYIALNAEKGIIGENDQGTALGYIRALDAMLTCNGRSLKDENLLVIGCGRVGKIACSILKSEGIEFGLYDRVRPIEKHGATYILSDPKEIAGYSAVLDFTNEGEWLTAKMLAENVFYASPGVPYSPDAEAAEKIEAQSIHDMLEIGTAIMLGTVMK, from the coding sequence GTGACCCGTTTAACCACAGAATGGATTAGTGATATAGAAGCTGGTATGGGGGAATATAGCGCAGGTCTCCAGAGAAAAATTGGAATGACCTTAATGGAATTTTCCAGATGGGTATGTGGTCTTGATGAACAGGCTTTTCAGCAGATGCAGAAGAGGTACAGAGTTGGTGTAGTTCCTGTTACACAAGGTCAGGGACTTATCAGAGGCTTTAGTGAGGCGCTTTGTGCAATTTCCCGCAACATTGGATTTGATACCGAAATTTCACAAAAGACGGATGTGGACGGAATTTATGACTGCATTCACCGTAATCGAAAAATACTGCTTTGCGCGGATGACGAGCGATATATAGCGCTGAATGCAGAAAAAGGAATTATCGGCGAGAATGACCAAGGAACAGCATTGGGGTATATTCGAGCGCTGGATGCTATGCTGACCTGTAACGGACGTAGTTTGAAGGATGAGAATTTACTCGTAATCGGATGTGGTCGTGTAGGTAAAATTGCTTGTTCAATATTGAAATCGGAAGGTATAGAGTTTGGTCTCTATGATCGAGTCCGTCCGATAGAGAAGCACGGAGCAACCTATATTCTATCTGATCCGAAAGAGATTGCGGGGTATTCTGCTGTTTTGGACTTCACTAACGAGGGGGAGTGGCTGACTGCGAAGATGCTGGCAGAGAATGTATTTTACGCCAGCCCCGGAGTGCCGTATTCACCGGATGCAGAGGCAGCTGAAAAGATTGAGGCACAGAGTATCCATGATATGCTCGAAATTGGAACAGCTATCATGCTGGGAACAGTGATGAAATGA
- the pylSn gene encoding pyrrolysine--tRNA(Pyl) ligase small subunit translates to MSDNTKRFYRKNVELFALIDKMKLWPARSGVLHGIKTIEYNGSYATVTTHCNCVFRIHDSRNSRAARWLRNKWAMSPCPRCRIPEWKLEKYSRTFFESHYGSDLKHKK, encoded by the coding sequence ATGTCAGACAATACGAAGAGATTTTATCGTAAGAATGTTGAACTTTTTGCGTTGATCGATAAAATGAAACTTTGGCCTGCAAGAAGTGGTGTGCTTCACGGAATTAAAACGATTGAATACAACGGAAGTTATGCCACTGTGACAACACATTGTAACTGTGTTTTTCGTATACACGATTCCAGGAACTCTCGGGCAGCACGTTGGCTTAGAAATAAATGGGCGATGAGTCCGTGTCCGAGGTGCAGAATACCGGAATGGAAACTCGAAAAGTATTCCCGGACATTTTTTGAATCTCATTACGGAAGCGATTTGAAGCACAAAAAATGA
- a CDS encoding MotA/TolQ/ExbB proton channel family protein has protein sequence MISSTTTNILRAVISELQTPVVAVLLVLMAVTVVMTGSFICEFFTEHRKLSEKIPELIERINRAEFSELPGLIEESGLLKRQKAAVRKLLQEQSMTRTSREAYAAQLLFDEEEHFHRYIRWPEAILRLGPMFGLLGTLIPLGPGLMALGKGDTMALSRSLLVAFDTTAAGVIIAAVAFVIFQIRRHWYRSYAQGLESVMEVVLEKEEPEVAHAER, from the coding sequence ATGATATCAAGTACAACAACGAATATTCTGAGAGCTGTGATTTCAGAGCTTCAGACACCGGTGGTTGCAGTTCTGCTGGTGCTGATGGCGGTGACGGTGGTCATGACGGGGAGCTTCATCTGTGAATTTTTTACGGAGCATCGGAAGCTTTCCGAAAAGATCCCGGAGCTGATAGAGCGAATCAACCGCGCGGAGTTCAGCGAGCTTCCCGGACTGATTGAAGAAAGCGGACTGCTGAAGCGCCAGAAGGCAGCGGTTCGGAAACTGCTTCAGGAGCAGAGCATGACCCGAACGAGCCGGGAGGCTTATGCGGCACAGCTTTTGTTCGATGAGGAGGAGCATTTCCACAGATATATCCGCTGGCCGGAGGCGATCCTCCGGCTGGGACCGATGTTCGGACTGCTGGGGACACTGATTCCGCTGGGCCCCGGGCTGATGGCGCTGGGAAAAGGAGATACCATGGCGCTTTCCAGATCGCTTCTGGTTGCCTTTGATACGACGGCCGCCGGCGTAATCATCGCCGCAGTTGCCTTTGTAATCTTCCAGATCCGCAGACACTGGTACCGATCCTATGCTCAGGGACTGGAGTCTGTGATGGAGGTTGTTCTGGAAAAGGAAGAGCCGGAGGTGGCACATGCTGAGAGATAG
- a CDS encoding DUF2149 domain-containing protein: MLRDRKRLSRRFDAEESPNPLDSLSNLSDVMLVFACGLMVALIINLKVDVSRLDQAVIQYKDTSSKTTVEKSGGKGMEKMGTVYKDPKTGKTYIVDQKKEQKENR; this comes from the coding sequence ATGCTGAGAGATAGAAAACGCCTTTCGCGCCGTTTCGACGCAGAAGAGAGCCCTAATCCGCTGGACAGCCTTTCCAATCTGTCTGACGTCATGCTGGTGTTTGCCTGCGGGCTGATGGTCGCGCTGATTATCAATCTGAAGGTGGATGTGTCCCGTCTGGACCAGGCAGTGATTCAGTACAAGGACACCAGCAGCAAGACGACGGTGGAGAAATCCGGCGGAAAGGGAATGGAGAAGATGGGAACCGTCTACAAAGATCCGAAGACGGGGAAAACCTATATTGTTGACCAGAAGAAGGAGCAGAAAGAGAACAGATAA
- a CDS encoding fibronectin type III domain-containing protein has product MLHRRKWYTGIILAALAALLVIAAAAVTDRAYADEPEKCRVKIVVLDKSTGEEIKDATPMVYHDYYVESEDTDVVEPVKQNTDGTFDIEMEDWAYRYKAVAKNYKYKRSAYGGNDEYGDWIEFDGKTQDDQGNWTLTLKVELTPQTEAERLNELRTESKKALSDYKKASDYEAEDQETLKTLIQTYSDKIDDAKTEDAIKQALAEGKGEIDKLVTAQAKNNDRYASKLMFTDRNGKTTPLLTGEKGQYEASLSLLDKGGVFSVEGDPAARWTVKKGLWIQSMMMNHSVEYVTERTGSFLTTSIPGDTEFVDAEISDASVTLGDGSKVTFTLKISTKEEDKTAAVAAVKEKIGGIGEVTLESGDAIRQARTDYDGLLKSLQKKVDNYSVLTAAEEKLEELKKAKEETEAKQAKAVDEKIEAIGEVTLDSENAVAEARKAYDALSDGAKEKVTRYEDLTAAEKKLDGLKKAKEKEEAEAKAKAEAEAKAKAEAERKAKLPGKVSLKVKSGKRKAVLSWKKTSKAKGYVVYRSTKKNGTYKKIRTLKNAKTLKYTNTKLKKGRTYYYKVCAYNSTGKGPVSSPKKVKVK; this is encoded by the coding sequence ATGTTGCACAGAAGAAAATGGTACACCGGAATTATCCTGGCGGCGCTTGCAGCGCTTCTCGTCATCGCGGCGGCAGCCGTTACCGACCGCGCCTATGCGGACGAGCCGGAAAAGTGCAGAGTGAAAATCGTCGTTCTGGATAAATCCACCGGAGAAGAGATTAAGGATGCGACGCCGATGGTGTATCACGACTATTATGTAGAGAGTGAGGATACTGATGTTGTTGAGCCTGTTAAACAAAACACAGACGGCACCTTCGACATAGAAATGGAGGACTGGGCATACAGATACAAGGCAGTTGCGAAAAACTATAAGTATAAACGCAGCGCATACGGGGGGAATGATGAGTATGGAGACTGGATTGAATTCGACGGAAAAACCCAGGATGACCAGGGAAACTGGACGCTGACGCTGAAGGTTGAGCTGACGCCGCAGACAGAGGCGGAGCGTCTGAATGAGCTCAGAACAGAATCTAAAAAGGCACTGTCAGACTATAAAAAGGCTTCCGACTATGAGGCGGAAGATCAGGAAACGCTGAAAACACTGATTCAGACATATTCTGATAAAATCGACGATGCGAAGACCGAGGACGCTATCAAACAGGCGCTGGCAGAAGGAAAAGGAGAGATTGACAAGCTGGTCACGGCGCAGGCGAAGAACAACGACCGCTATGCGTCGAAGCTCATGTTCACCGACCGGAACGGAAAGACAACCCCGCTGCTGACCGGAGAAAAGGGACAGTATGAAGCGAGTCTTTCCCTGCTGGATAAAGGCGGCGTATTCTCTGTAGAGGGGGATCCTGCAGCGCGCTGGACAGTGAAAAAAGGACTGTGGATTCAGAGCATGATGATGAATCACAGCGTCGAGTATGTTACAGAACGCACCGGCTCTTTCCTGACCACTTCTATCCCCGGCGACACGGAATTTGTGGATGCGGAAATCAGTGATGCAAGCGTAACGCTGGGCGATGGGAGCAAGGTCACTTTCACGCTGAAGATTTCCACGAAGGAGGAGGACAAGACTGCCGCGGTAGCTGCTGTGAAAGAGAAAATCGGCGGCATCGGAGAGGTGACCCTGGAGAGCGGCGACGCGATCCGGCAGGCCAGAACCGATTATGACGGGCTTCTGAAGTCACTGCAGAAGAAGGTAGACAATTACAGTGTTCTGACCGCCGCAGAGGAGAAGCTGGAAGAGCTGAAGAAAGCTAAGGAGGAAACTGAGGCAAAGCAGGCGAAGGCAGTCGACGAGAAAATCGAGGCAATCGGTGAGGTGACGCTTGACAGTGAAAATGCGGTTGCCGAAGCCAGAAAGGCCTATGACGCTCTGAGTGACGGAGCGAAGGAAAAGGTTACCCGGTACGAAGACCTGACCGCTGCAGAAAAGAAGCTGGATGGGCTGAAGAAAGCCAAAGAGAAGGAAGAAGCCGAGGCCAAAGCCAAGGCGGAGGCTGAAGCAAAGGCCAAGGCGGAAGCCGAGAGAAAGGCGAAGCTGCCGGGAAAGGTAAGCCTGAAGGTAAAGAGCGGAAAGAGAAAAGCCGTTCTGTCCTGGAAGAAAACGTCGAAGGCGAAGGGCTATGTGGTTTATCGCAGCACAAAGAAAAACGGAACCTATAAGAAGATTCGGACACTGAAAAACGCGAAAACGCTGAAATACACCAATACAAAGCTGAAAAAGGGCAGAACCTACTACTACAAGGTCTGCGCATACAATTCAACAGGAAAAGGACCGGTGTCCTCTCCGAAAAAAGTGAAGGTGAAATAA
- a CDS encoding InlB B-repeat-containing protein, giving the protein MLKTGKRVSMILLSLFIVLTMIPAMPVMAEDGGSAEMTVSDFFTDLNGIVKVTEPTDYPYTITDIDGTKWLKGCTSQSGTIKKSQSATLTFVFTKAATLTFDYKMDTNSSSGLVVKNGNTSLYTCSSWGAKVTGVNGIKEGSASVQANAGDTVTVAYRQGNSSSRNSCMYLKNFKASLPSQVTFHGNNGTDETKSQTFYGTGTLDSNSFSYDGHIFKGWADSADGEVKYADKASVNIQADTDLYAVWASVYAATFTLSPEDAQFSLYSDSEYKMQLSPDTESARRYTLENGTYYWKASVFGYAGKSGRIEIGGAAVNTVVSLVANKKISASFSYDGDATSIEGGSLTVKTGEQVMTAKDGSNGLVYELPTGYKYTYTFKSRNYTKQTGEIDLTGDVTEAGKSFTIPLSVKTAWGGSDDIEEPQKNEKGVYQISTGAELAWLAQEVNAGRGTGYDAVLSRDIDLGNEAWTPIGSDKGKYAGTFDGNGKTISNLNVEAKTYNQGLFGYVNGGTIRNLTVKGTVTGAGSSNSGGVGGIVGTLNSTYSSAALIENCVSYVAVTGGNNVGGIVGIFNGSSDKTVRHCANFGQISGANSIGGIGGHAYGKGRIEACYNRGTITAAVSKAAGIIGYLNDRNAVVSDCYTTGAVSGGADSHPFAGLKSSGTVTNCYYLDSLGTDTNAAPISEENLRNLKFATPIPDFCRDMEQPVNDGYPILSVQDTTPKYELTVLLDPGDTELSLQDKDGGICVGAPGDNKVTFQLRDGAYNYTASAFGKVTKKGTITIAGEAKTEKVTLEDAPGKTVSFDITCSDGATDVTPVITVRTGDRMIKADAGNSYRLPYGEYTYTVKAKNYKKVSGTITIGADSASSIPVVLEYSRSWDGETIAEDSEIAGSGSKEDPYLISNGEQLAWLAARVNAGNKYNGKYFKQTEDIDLGDNNWTPVGKSYSYIFAGNYDGNGRTVSGLSIEGTSDYNALFGMVKGDAKEHATIRNLTVKGSVSTSGRYAAGIAGYAVCLDIENCRNEANITTSSESSAMNSGGIIGYMYGTVSVSKCSNSGTITGTGGEQLGGIAGAATASKSIISECFNTGKILGKNRVGGIAGYFSGANSKLSHVYNTGDVSGVSIVGGIAGGIFATAECGYSLGTATGTSDTGKCVGKAGSSYLPSEFYFVGTEDDTGAGGITADALRAKAAGFNEAAGEEIWKSSPEYFNEGYPVFSWQEIKDPVTDKTTLNDDIAAAENYLKEISGGSYADAAKILSDAVNAARAASEDTKLTQNKVDAADKALRDAIARAKAAVAVIDRDVAAGRKTEADAAKASADRAKKAADASRKAAEEAMKTPGEDAVKAAEQAKKDAETAAEAARKSADAADAAVKAAEKAAASATKEGKEAADTALAEAKAAAVASAKAMTVAGKAQEEADELVQKARADKEAAEHASAGDNEDADIDAITPGNKTADSAAASKNISGISASGISITAQLKSKAMKVKFRKVKGATNYRIAYRKAGEKRWTYAWTAGKNTCSISKMRNNGLYEFRLAVYQKNGDTWQRSTWSRVNYRMYAGTKASVRTGKRSATVRVKKVSKATGYQVIYSSKRSMAGGKTKNFAGGKKTSLKIRGLKKGRTYYIQVSPVRKYKGHIYLGIQTGTKKVRVK; this is encoded by the coding sequence ATGTTGAAAACCGGTAAACGCGTCAGCATGATTTTGTTGTCGCTTTTTATTGTGCTTACGATGATCCCAGCGATGCCGGTCATGGCAGAGGACGGAGGATCGGCTGAGATGACAGTCTCAGATTTCTTTACGGATCTGAATGGGATAGTGAAGGTTACAGAACCGACGGACTATCCGTATACGATAACAGATATCGATGGAACCAAATGGTTGAAAGGCTGTACCTCTCAGTCAGGGACGATTAAGAAATCCCAAAGCGCAACGCTGACTTTTGTATTTACAAAGGCGGCGACACTGACGTTTGACTATAAGATGGATACAAATTCATCTTCCGGACTGGTGGTCAAAAATGGAAACACTTCTCTGTATACCTGTTCAAGTTGGGGAGCAAAGGTGACTGGAGTCAACGGGATCAAAGAAGGCAGTGCCTCCGTACAGGCGAATGCAGGCGATACTGTTACTGTGGCTTACCGCCAGGGAAACTCTTCTTCAAGAAATAGCTGCATGTATCTGAAGAATTTCAAAGCATCGCTGCCATCTCAGGTCACGTTCCATGGGAACAACGGAACGGATGAGACGAAGTCTCAAACTTTCTATGGGACAGGAACGCTGGATTCCAACTCGTTCTCTTATGACGGTCATATTTTCAAAGGCTGGGCAGATTCCGCGGACGGAGAAGTAAAATATGCTGACAAAGCATCCGTAAACATCCAGGCGGATACCGATCTGTATGCTGTCTGGGCGTCGGTCTATGCCGCGACATTCACACTTTCTCCGGAGGATGCGCAGTTCAGCCTCTATAGTGATTCAGAATACAAGATGCAGTTGTCTCCAGATACAGAGAGTGCACGGAGATATACACTGGAGAACGGTACCTACTACTGGAAAGCCTCAGTCTTTGGCTACGCCGGGAAGAGCGGGAGAATTGAAATCGGCGGCGCAGCAGTGAATACAGTCGTTTCTCTTGTGGCGAACAAAAAAATATCGGCGTCCTTCAGCTATGACGGTGACGCAACCTCTATCGAGGGAGGTTCTCTGACTGTGAAGACCGGAGAACAGGTGATGACTGCAAAGGATGGCAGCAACGGACTTGTCTATGAACTTCCGACGGGCTATAAATATACCTATACGTTTAAGAGCAGGAATTATACAAAGCAGACTGGAGAGATCGATCTGACCGGTGATGTGACAGAGGCTGGAAAGTCGTTTACGATTCCCCTTTCAGTCAAGACGGCCTGGGGCGGGTCCGATGATATCGAAGAACCGCAGAAAAATGAAAAAGGCGTTTATCAGATATCGACAGGAGCAGAACTGGCATGGCTGGCGCAGGAGGTGAATGCGGGACGCGGCACAGGCTATGATGCGGTATTGAGCAGGGATATCGATCTCGGGAATGAGGCGTGGACACCGATCGGCTCCGATAAAGGCAAGTATGCCGGTACATTTGACGGAAACGGAAAAACGATATCGAATCTGAACGTAGAGGCAAAGACTTATAATCAGGGGCTGTTCGGTTATGTGAACGGCGGAACCATCAGAAATCTTACGGTGAAAGGTACTGTGACCGGCGCAGGAAGCAGCAATTCCGGGGGAGTTGGCGGCATAGTCGGCACATTGAACAGCACATATTCCTCTGCAGCCCTGATAGAAAACTGTGTGAGTTATGTTGCTGTTACCGGTGGAAATAATGTGGGCGGTATCGTCGGTATTTTCAACGGTTCTTCGGATAAGACGGTCAGGCACTGTGCGAACTTCGGACAGATCAGCGGAGCCAACAGTATCGGAGGAATTGGTGGCCATGCTTACGGAAAGGGAAGAATCGAGGCCTGCTATAACCGCGGAACTATTACAGCAGCGGTCAGTAAAGCGGCCGGGATCATCGGTTATCTGAACGACAGGAATGCAGTTGTTTCAGACTGTTATACCACCGGCGCAGTATCAGGCGGCGCAGATTCCCACCCGTTTGCAGGATTAAAGTCATCAGGTACTGTTACGAACTGTTACTATCTCGACAGCCTGGGCACGGACACCAATGCGGCTCCCATCAGCGAAGAAAATCTGAGAAACCTGAAATTCGCCACCCCGATTCCGGATTTCTGCCGGGATATGGAGCAACCCGTCAATGACGGTTATCCGATTCTGTCGGTTCAGGATACAACGCCAAAGTATGAACTGACCGTTCTGCTGGATCCCGGGGATACGGAACTGTCACTGCAGGATAAGGATGGTGGAATATGTGTGGGAGCCCCCGGAGATAACAAGGTTACATTCCAACTGCGGGACGGAGCCTATAACTACACGGCGAGTGCATTCGGCAAGGTGACAAAAAAGGGAACAATTACCATCGCAGGAGAGGCAAAAACAGAGAAAGTGACGCTTGAGGATGCTCCGGGGAAGACAGTGTCCTTTGATATCACCTGCTCTGACGGAGCGACGGATGTGACTCCTGTCATCACGGTCAGAACCGGCGACCGCATGATAAAGGCGGATGCGGGCAACTCGTACAGGCTGCCTTATGGTGAGTATACATATACCGTTAAAGCAAAGAACTACAAAAAAGTGAGCGGGACGATCACCATTGGTGCAGACAGCGCGTCAAGTATTCCGGTAGTTCTGGAATATTCCAGAAGCTGGGACGGCGAAACGATCGCTGAGGACAGTGAAATCGCAGGTTCGGGCTCAAAAGAGGATCCATATCTGATTTCAAACGGCGAGCAGCTGGCATGGCTGGCAGCCAGGGTTAATGCCGGAAACAAATATAACGGAAAATATTTTAAGCAGACAGAGGATATTGATCTGGGCGATAACAACTGGACGCCTGTGGGAAAGTCATACAGCTATATATTTGCCGGTAATTATGACGGAAACGGCAGGACTGTTTCGGGTCTGAGCATTGAGGGAACTTCGGATTACAACGCTCTGTTCGGTATGGTTAAAGGCGATGCCAAAGAGCATGCGACGATTCGGAATCTTACAGTAAAGGGCTCGGTATCTACTTCAGGCAGATATGCTGCGGGGATCGCAGGATACGCAGTCTGCCTGGATATTGAAAACTGCCGCAATGAAGCGAATATCACCACTTCCAGTGAAAGCAGTGCCATGAATAGCGGCGGAATCATCGGTTATATGTATGGTACAGTGTCTGTGTCAAAGTGCTCCAACTCCGGAACGATTACCGGAACCGGAGGGGAACAGCTGGGCGGTATTGCCGGAGCTGCAACAGCAAGCAAGTCGATCATCAGCGAATGCTTTAACACAGGAAAGATCCTCGGCAAAAACCGGGTCGGCGGTATTGCCGGGTATTTCAGTGGCGCAAATTCAAAGCTGTCCCATGTATATAACACTGGAGATGTCAGCGGCGTATCCATTGTTGGAGGGATTGCCGGGGGAATCTTTGCAACCGCAGAATGCGGGTATTCTTTGGGAACGGCGACCGGGACGTCTGATACGGGAAAATGTGTCGGAAAAGCAGGCAGCAGTTACCTGCCGTCTGAATTCTACTTTGTTGGAACGGAGGACGATACCGGCGCCGGCGGCATCACTGCTGACGCTCTGAGGGCGAAGGCTGCCGGTTTTAATGAGGCGGCAGGAGAGGAAATCTGGAAGAGCTCACCGGAATATTTCAATGAAGGATATCCGGTGTTCAGCTGGCAGGAGATCAAGGACCCTGTCACAGATAAGACGACACTGAACGATGATATAGCGGCCGCGGAAAACTATCTGAAAGAGATCAGCGGCGGATCTTATGCAGATGCTGCGAAAATTCTTTCAGATGCGGTGAATGCCGCCAGAGCCGCGTCGGAAGATACTAAACTTACGCAGAATAAAGTGGATGCGGCTGATAAGGCTCTGCGGGATGCGATTGCCAGAGCAAAGGCTGCAGTTGCCGTAATCGACAGAGATGTGGCGGCAGGCAGAAAAACAGAGGCGGATGCGGCGAAGGCTTCCGCAGACCGTGCGAAAAAGGCAGCGGACGCCAGCAGGAAAGCGGCAGAGGAAGCGATGAAGACGCCCGGTGAGGATGCTGTGAAAGCAGCGGAGCAGGCTAAAAAAGATGCAGAAACTGCGGCAGAGGCGGCAAGGAAATCTGCAGATGCGGCGGATGCCGCAGTGAAGGCTGCCGAAAAGGCTGCGGCCTCTGCAACGAAAGAGGGAAAGGAGGCCGCAGATACGGCACTGGCAGAAGCGAAGGCAGCAGCGGTCGCATCGGCCAAAGCCATGACAGTTGCCGGGAAGGCACAGGAAGAAGCCGATGAGCTCGTTCAGAAAGCCAGAGCGGACAAGGAGGCGGCAGAGCATGCTTCCGCAGGGGATAACGAAGACGCTGATATCGATGCAATCACGCCGGGCAATAAGACGGCAGACAGCGCGGCGGCAAGCAAGAATATCTCAGGCATAAGTGCCTCGGGAATCAGTATAACCGCACAGCTGAAGAGCAAGGCGATGAAGGTGAAGTTCAGAAAGGTCAAAGGCGCGACGAACTACCGGATCGCATACAGGAAGGCGGGTGAAAAACGATGGACATACGCCTGGACGGCCGGGAAAAACACCTGCAGCATCAGCAAGATGAGGAATAACGGCCTTTATGAGTTCAGGCTGGCTGTCTACCAGAAGAATGGAGACACGTGGCAGAGAAGTACCTGGTCCAGAGTGAATTACAGAATGTACGCCGGCACGAAGGCGAGTGTCAGGACGGGAAAGCGCTCTGCAACCGTCAGAGTCAAAAAAGTGAGCAAAGCCACCGGATATCAGGTGATATATTCTTCGAAGAGGAGTATGGCCGGCGGGAAAACGAAAAACTTCGCAGGCGGGAAGAAAACAAGTCTGAAAATCCGCGGACTGAAGAAGGGGAGAACATACTATATTCAGGTAAGCCCTGTTAGAAAGTATAAGGGGCACATATATCTGGGAATTCAAACCGGGACGAAGAAGGTCAGGGTAAAGTAA